The Anolis sagrei isolate rAnoSag1 chromosome 6, rAnoSag1.mat, whole genome shotgun sequence genome includes the window ctagccccatgactgcagcctagcatGAACCagccaactgcaaaatgcatggccagaacaagcacatgcaaacgctcaaagaacgaaagggagtttggagctcctggtacaaccgtaCCAGCACAATGGCGATTACAGCCTTCTCCTTCTTCAGGAAAGACACACCTCTCAAATAGTTTCCTGATGACCAAAGTCTGGTATTATCAGAGGAAGTAGGAAGTCATTTCACATCTCGTCCTGCTAGGACAAACTCAAACCTCTGTGGTCTGTTAACTCTACACATGCTAGGCAGCTTTTACAAACACTCGATCACAGCTTTAAAAACATACACTTTGAAATCTcccaataaatcaaacacagcaataacaatccCCTCTGAGATTGGAACAAGGGTTGGTTTTAAAGCTTCTATATACAACAGTTACATTTCAAAAACCTCTTGACATATTATCTATGCTTAATACCATACATCTCTACTTCTGGTCTCTTAGAGTTCCTTAGACTAACACATACACATGATATCTTttttcaaaaggccctgccaaaTCGCACATTGACAGTTTCAAACATTTCATTAACTTTTATCTTTGACCTTTTGTAAAACTTGATTGGCttcactcagaggcggccctaggtaattttccacggtaagcaaacagtattttgcccccccccccccaaccaatcattgatatatattttctgtttgtcatgggagttctgtgtgccatatttggttcaattccatcattggtggagttcagaatgctctttgattgtaggtgaactatacatcccagtaactacacttgccgcacttgctcccttgcctggcccgctttgggtccagaggcatgcctgaagaccccggcgtgtgcaccaaaagtcacctcttctcctgactttctcctcagccattgggaccaagagagagagagtgtgagagagagagaggtggagatgcccacctttcctgaaggtaggcgcaaaaacaaaggagggagcggaggtgggagatacctccagccggaggggctctctctctctctcttggtcccaatggctaaagagaaagtcaggagaagaggcaacttttggtgtgcacgctggggtcttcagacacgcctccggacccaaagtgggccaggcacggcagctccgccccttggcccacccgtagattggggagaggagaggaggtggtggagcgccgggggatcaggaaagagagccggtcatggggaagggatcgaacccggagaacgattgagtggccgggtggagcaggaacgagaggggctaggcgaggctcaagggcccggcccctttgggaagaggattgcccggcagcgaggcaagaaagccgaggctcccctcggactgctagggctattgtgagctgagggggcgctcctcaagtggcagtcgaggggcatttacagaggcgcctctgcgcccctggcaaaaaaaaagtgttctgcgaccgcttacttcgcataatggatgagctGCCCCTGGCTTCACTTTAACTTCAATAACAGATTCCCTACCTTCAACACACTGTTAAATCCATCAGTTGTGCTCAGTATTCTTTCAGTTGATTTATCATCACACTGTAGAGAtttggcaaaccaagaatgggcaacttggaagtccctgaatagactcagaaccGAAGAGAGCAGATcaaaacctggcaaaatggcactccctaaaagaatcccacagcttgggagcagaacagacaactccgcatctgtatgcttgtccattgtgccctgcctcatgtacagaggaggaattgctggaggctacagacaatgccgtctctgttgcccgtttttggtcaaaagatatttagcttcCTGTGcaccttctgtttttatcagttttatactaatttgtgcaatgcttttgttacaaaataaataaaattcccagAACAGTCCTCAGTCCAGAGTCCCATTGGTGCACTGCTAGTGCAAGTAAGTTCCACAACTGGTTCAGGTCCTTCCCCACTAAtggctgctttctctctctcagatTGTGAAGGTGAGACTCTGTGAGAAGAGATGGCACACTCAACctcagaggagagagaaaagagaccaGCACACACACTCTTTGAAAGGAACAACCCCATAGAAGGAAGCCACCCTCCAGTGTATGGTCTCCCTCTGGAAAAGGAAGCAAACTCAGCCTCCCTACCTAAGTACCACCTAGGAGAAGAGAACCTGAGGGCCCCCAACAAAGTCATCATGATGATGGGAGCAACAGGGTCTGGGAAGACCACCCTCATCAACGGGATGGTCAACTACATCCTGGGCGTCCAATGGGAAGACGAATTCAGATTCAAACTCATTCACGAACAGACCAATCGGAGCCAAGCTCAAAACCAGACTTCTGACGTAACAGCTTACGTGGTGAATTATCAAGAAGGCTTCAGAGTTCCTTATTCTCTCACCTTTATTGACACCCCAGGATTTGGAGACACGAGAGGAATCGAGCATGACAAATTGATCACAGAGaagatcaggaagttcttctcaaTACCAGGAAGCATAGATCACATTGACTCCGTCTGCTTTGTAGTCCAGGCCTCCTCAGTCCGTTTGACACCTTCCCAGAGATATATATTTGACTCAGTCCTCTCCATTTTTGGGAAAGACATAAAGGATAACATCCAAGTCCTGGTCACCTTTGCAGATGGACAGACCCCTCTTGTCCTGGAAGCCATTAAGGAATCTGATGTGCCATATGTCAAAGATGCCAGAGGGACACCCATCCACTTCAAATTCAACAATTCTGCGCTTTTTGTCAGCAATTCTAGAGAGTGTGCAGGAAGCCCTAGTTTTGATCAAATGTTTTGGGAAATGGGTAAAATGAGCATGAAGACCTACTTTGACTCCCTGAacaacttggaaactagaagttTAACTCTGACAAATGAAGTCCTGAGAGAACGGAAGGAACTAGAAATTGCCCTGGCCGGTCTGGAGAAACAAATCAAAGTTGCCTTGACAAAAGTACAAGAGCTGGAGACAGTGCAGAAAGCTGTGGACCAGTTCAAGGCAGACATAGAGAACTTTGAGTGTGAGATACCAAAAGAGGAGTCCGTCAAGCAAGACACTGAGTATTGTGCAACCAATTGCAGCAAGTGTGAGTTCACTTGCCACTATCCTTGTTGGGATACAGGAAACCGTTTGAATCGCTTTTGTGCAGCAATTCGTTTCTTCTCAGGTAAATGTAATGTTTGTCCTGGCCGTTGCTCTGTGAGTGATCACGTTCAGGGatatttcatctatgaaatgaaAACCATTATAGAGAAGATAACCATTGAAATCCTGAAGAGACAGTATGAGAAAAGTATAGAAGGTAAATTCACCTCAGAATCATTGCTGAGGTGTCTGAAAATAgaggagaaggaagcaaagaaaaaggTAGAGGAACTGACTGAGAAGGCGAGCCAAAGCCATCGGCGCCTTCAGGAAATTGCCCTGAAGCCCAACTTGCCCTCCACTGAAGACTACCTTGACCTCCTCatccaggaagaagaaaaataccaAAAACCAGGCTATCCGGAAAGAGTCAATAACTTGAAGAGCATGAGGAGACAGAGGGATCTGATGGGAAGATTGCCAGTGAGGCTCCTCTGATTCCTGAAAGAGAGCATCTGCCCAACGAGAAAGGAAAAGGCTGGCTATCTTTTTTAAGCCTATGAAAACAAGATGGACTCTTTTGCTTCacagggtttcttggcaagacttctGCAGAGGGGTGTGTGCCACCATTGCTCAATGGGATTTACATGAGGGCTGACTTGATTAAGTGAGCATGACGCATGTAGTTGGAATTAGCCTCTGGCTTTGTGCCCATTTGCCAGAGATTGGATTTGCTCAGTTTATTATATTTCGGTATCATCTAATTCTGCCAGCATTGTGCAGGGGTTTGAGCATTGCACTAGGACACCGGAGACCAGGATTCGATTTCCTGCTCCACCACAGAAACCCATCGTACCACGGAAACCCATTTACAAAGCCCTGtgaccaaatcttgccaagaaaaccctgtggtcaTCATAAAGCAGAAACCACTCGAAGGCCCACAACCACTATTCTGTGCCGTATTTTTCTGGTTCCTGCTGAAATAGTTCCAATCTTCCTGTTCCAGGGAGGGAAACAGGCAATCAGTACTACGCCCTGGGGTCAGTCGTTTACCAATCTCTTTGACATTTATGCCACAAAGCACTTGGTTTGTATctgatgacctcatcagatggccaaATTGGCAGTCATACGACGGTTCCTCCTTACTTTTGCCACGGAGCCCATAACATACATCTCCTATCATACACTGCCAGGAGGCTTTTGGTATTGCATAACTAACAAAGGGGGAAGCCAGGCTCaggcctgcctatcttcatgaccgcatcctCCCCTACAAGCCCACACGGTCCTTAATATCCTCCAGGGATGCTCTTCTTTCGCTCCCACCCCCTcctcaaatgcggttggtggggacgagagagggggcattctcagtggtggcccctcgtctctggaactccttccccagggagattaggctggcaccctcttTATCCACATTCGTAAgcaattaaagacgtggatgttttgtTGCGCATTCGACTGACAATTCCTATGACAAATGACTTGTGTTATGACCTGAATCATTACCTgattctgaattcctatattacattactagatATATTTTTAAGCTAAGCTGAATcaatcctgtttaattgctctgtttccatgctattccctatgctattatacgtttctatccaccttTTTGAATcaccttatcctttaaccagttaGCATAGTggtcctcttccccccccccccccccccaaaattagtctgctattgcttttaatgcttcattattattattatgctgttttatgctgttttaatttgttattgttttgtttttaattgtgatttgCCTTGGGTTTGGCCCCCTGGAAgcagccccaagtcccttcggggagatggaggcagggtagaaaaatcttcttcttcttcaggcgATGCGAGGTGTGGGGTGACAAGTTCCACACATCAGGCCCCTCCAGATTCACCACAATCTGAGGTGAATCTTTTAGTTAATGTGATGAATAAGCAACCATGCAATTCCAAAAACTGCACACTTTTTCTTATAAACCCCTTCTTCCCAATACAGTTTCCTAACATGGACATTTGGGGGAAGTTGACCCAGTTTTTGGAGACATGCTGCCTGCCAACAAATCATTCAGGTACAATCAACTTCACAGAAGCCCCGCTTCCTCGCAGACTTCTCTGCCGTCTGTCTGAGGCATCCTAACACACTCTTAGTCACAAGACTAGGCTGAATGTGAATAGCAAGCCCCTCATCCCCCACTCATTTCCTATGTACATGCTTTTGGAATAGTAGTGAATCCCTCAAGCAGAGCAACTGCTGTGCCAGGCAGAAGCTGAACGGCCCACTGTAACCTGCATGAGGTCCAGCAGAGAAGGGCTCTCAGTTACACAAACTGGAAGCAGCCATAAACAGGATGTGCTGAaattcctggagagtggcatgcGTCTAGCTATCAGTGAGGAGAAGCATGCAGAGGTCGCTAACTCCAAAACAATTGCAAAATCTCATTGCATTTCAATAGCCATTCATATGCAGGAATATATTTGTCCTGGCTGTAAATAAGACTTTTGTGGttctttgattattattattttgctgatttTAAATCCTTGTTGCAATCCCTCTTAATCATCATAAATGGCACAAATGGGAATCAGATTTAGGAAGTAAAAAAATAGCTCAAAaggtgatatcgagctcttttggggggttctcccagtgaggggagtccctaaggacctcgaatggggtcctgaccttggtgagcagccagcgaacgccaatccaaagagcaaaatattaagaattaatcccaccagaggctgaagaggtatccagtgaccgaagcgtttatttctgcgattcagctgaaaaggatgcgttacagggatatttcctctataagcatgctggggtacagtgatgcaggcatatttatacaatttttgaaaacccagagttcaaccctcctctgatgttccccgctgtgattgggtgatgggcagacacctgggaagcagccctcccgcccctggcgcctctgtaccaatcaggaagctccagtggtctgtaggatccaatggggagacctctgtcacatggtggcgacagccaatcaggagaaatgggggcgggatgagggagcacaaaggaatctgggaaaggaatctgcagacaaaggaatgccatgtgctcagcgaaacaaaggaaaaatgtctccaaatgtttggcaaacaaaggctttcctgtccttgatgagtctggcagggaatttgaataggctagatcaatatcggaccacccggagggtcaacaatatctgggtgaattaatcagtctctttttccgaagctctgctgacccttgttccttcgctggccatgctccgagggctagggttggggccagcagtattgtccatgcaaaatgagtcaatcaatgggtgatttgggggaaagaggcttgggctctgtccccaggcagttcctggtcacgctgGTTTTCTTGTGGGGCGAGGGTCAGGGGGTGAGGATACAGAGGAGTTCATAGGggttacatatttcatattcataaaccataggcatcaccagtatacaggcattccatatatcaccacccaccacccatcccaaccccaatccacagtaataagaacatattttattcatttcataaaaagagagaggaaagaactagaagtcccaaagtctggacggaagggttttgggtgcaggggccagtccatgcatcaggctggccaccagaagatcagtccaaggtccgggttggtcaacagaagattggctccttctaggaacaggagctggagctgaagggggagctgggttgggtagtagcagagtccatagtccagtgcacaagccagagagttcacaaagaggaaacaggaacccagttatgtgtgctgggtcaggaagcaacagaatccattgtccggcccttggcgaactataaatacttggggggggggtgcttggcaTCAattcctcccttcgaggctggaaAATGGTCATGCTCATTTTCCCAAGCCTCGACAATTCTTTagcacccagggcctctttctagacAGATTAGATTGTATTTTGTTGATTATTTTGGGGCCCAACTTATGCAACAACAGCAGGGCCCAGCagggtgggagagaccagtggcagagTGTCCTTTGGGTTGGAGTAATAAAGACTGAAGTAAGAAGGTGAAGGCagtggaggcaggggatgatggagtctgtgatggcagtcagcatggagcactcaggggtcccgagtgagtccccaatggagaaggatggcacatggaggaattctcccatctggcagtggtcctcaggcctcctgggggcgctggctcctcccttggcacttggggaagggagaagatggggcacagccttgctactccttctggcgtggcgcctcctggtgaccgcagacaggtccggctctccatcatcacagggACTCAGGGGtagtgtctaggacagtcagaaagaaggtttacagccccctcccacccaccccctttcccagcccaagggtagttagtggggaaacaaagggaaaaactttcatacctagtgagggcatcagtggtctcctttgggccactcctctgcacagcttctggaacgggcagggcctccttccttcatggcagttgctgtgggatcctggttgctcctcctgcgatggcattcccccgtgggggctcagatcagcctctaggaggggctgtctcttctgggcggcatggggtctggtcctgctctcctaggatcttcctgtgccatctgggttccacacaggaaagtccacagacctcccattgttcacctcacccaggtagttgtcctcagcggcaggagtggattatgggtcccacagttcgatcTGATGTCCGGTGGTCTCTTCACTGcgcagaggggacccctggacctcgatgccccccctcatatttaaggcagttaatgggataatttagacatacacatacatgtgctcagggaaaggggagggaggaagggccaggaggaaaaaaagcatcagagggactgcgtgtgtgtgagagagagacttaaccatagatgtgggtgaaatgtcaggagggaatgcttctggaacatcccttccttaggttttaggagaaggaggtaagagggagcagcaggattcctctgggagatagaggaaagaattcacagaatactggcttcttagaagatgggaggggagggagaagagagagagagagagagaagggatgggTTTCAGAGACATTTCACAAGCACATGGAACTCTTTGGTGAGGTCTGGTTcttagagagaaaaggggaaaagcagagagagagagagagagagagaaaaacccagaaaactttatttggcaaaaggaaacaggaacagaaaaagGTCCCCTCTTACACCTCCCTttgcaagaggagaaagggaggaggggtttgagagcaaaaaaaaaggggagttggggagtaaagagaaaacaaaggaaaggcagggacattggtgactgcccctgaaaaatgggttttgtagttgcacagaagagaaggggagaagaagagagctcttgggtcagggaaaccaggagagagagagagacttttgcaaggcagctgagtcacatcagtggcagggtctctcctggtgaggagaaacactgtttattataaataaacaggcactgAGGATTTAGCTTTAGTAAGAAAGGGATTTGTAGTAGCTTGGTG containing:
- the LOC132779708 gene encoding uncharacterized protein yields the protein MAHSTSEEREKRPAHTLFERNNPIEGSHPPVYGLPLEKEANSASLPKYHLGEENLRAPNKVIMMMGATGSGKTTLINGMVNYILGVQWEDEFRFKLIHEQTNRSQAQNQTSDVTAYVVNYQEGFRVPYSLTFIDTPGFGDTRGIEHDKLITEKIRKFFSIPGSIDHIDSVCFVVQASSVRLTPSQRYIFDSVLSIFGKDIKDNIQVLVTFADGQTPLVLEAIKESDVPYVKDARGTPIHFKFNNSALFVSNSRECAGSPSFDQMFWEMGKMSMKTYFDSLNNLETRSLTLTNEVLRERKELEIALAGLEKQIKVALTKVQELETVQKAVDQFKADIENFECEIPKEESVKQDTEYCATNCSKCEFTCHYPCWDTGNRLNRFCAAIRFFSGKCNVCPGRCSVSDHVQGYFIYEMKTIIEKITIEILKRQYEKSIEGKFTSESLLRCLKIEEKEAKKKVEELTEKASQSHRRLQEIALKPNLPSTEDYLDLLIQEEEKYQKPGYPERVNNLKSMRRQRDLMGRLPVRLL